Proteins encoded within one genomic window of Cellulomonas xiejunii:
- the metG gene encoding methionine--tRNA ligase yields MSRILSAVAWPYANGPRHIGHVAGFGIPSDVFSRYMRMAGHDVLMVSGTDEHGTPILVQADKEGVSAQELADRYNRVIVEDLTALGLSYDLFTRTTTRNHYAVVQEMFRTVHKNGYMIERTTKGAVSPSTGRTLPDRYIEGTCPICGYDGARGDQCDNCGNQLDAIELINPKSKINGETPKFVESEHFFLDLPAFVDALGDWLRTRTGWRPNVLKFSLNLLDDVRPRAMTRDIDWGIPVPLDGWEQNPTKRLYVWFDAVIGYLSASIEWARRSGDPDAWRQWWNDPEALSYYFMGKDNITFHSQIWPAELLGYDGKGSRGGAPGAYGALNLPTEVVSSEFLNVEGKQFSTSRGRVILVRDMLARYQPDALRYYISVAGPEMQDVDFTWAEFKRRTNDELVAGWGNLVNRTASMVHKNFGEIPAPGRREPVDEALVAEVTTAFGRVGELVGAHRQRQALQEAMRVVTEANRYVSETEPWKLKTDPDRLATVLHTTTQAVSDLNTLLAPFLPHSAQAVHEALGGTGTFSPQPRIDEVTDLDDDSRHYPVITGDYTSVRGTWQPKAVVPGTKVGKPTPVFTKLDDAIVEEELERLRQS; encoded by the coding sequence ATGTCCCGCATCCTGTCGGCCGTCGCCTGGCCCTACGCGAACGGCCCCCGCCACATCGGTCACGTCGCCGGCTTCGGCATCCCCTCGGACGTCTTCAGCCGGTACATGCGCATGGCGGGGCACGACGTGCTGATGGTCTCGGGCACCGACGAGCACGGCACGCCCATCCTCGTGCAGGCCGACAAGGAGGGCGTCAGCGCCCAGGAGCTCGCGGACCGCTATAACCGCGTCATCGTCGAGGACCTCACGGCACTCGGCCTGTCGTACGACCTGTTCACCCGCACCACCACGCGCAACCACTACGCCGTGGTGCAGGAGATGTTCCGCACGGTGCACAAGAACGGCTACATGATCGAGCGGACCACCAAGGGCGCGGTGAGCCCGTCGACGGGCCGCACGCTGCCCGACCGCTACATCGAGGGCACGTGCCCGATCTGCGGGTACGACGGCGCGCGCGGCGACCAGTGCGACAACTGCGGCAACCAGCTCGACGCGATCGAGCTGATCAACCCGAAGAGCAAGATCAACGGCGAGACGCCGAAGTTCGTCGAGTCCGAGCACTTCTTCCTCGACCTGCCGGCGTTCGTCGACGCGCTCGGCGACTGGCTGCGCACGCGCACCGGGTGGCGCCCGAACGTCCTGAAGTTTTCGCTGAACCTGCTCGACGACGTGCGCCCGCGCGCCATGACGCGCGACATCGACTGGGGCATCCCCGTGCCGCTGGACGGCTGGGAGCAGAACCCGACCAAGCGCCTGTACGTGTGGTTCGACGCCGTGATCGGGTACCTGTCGGCGTCGATCGAGTGGGCGCGGCGCAGCGGCGACCCCGACGCCTGGCGGCAGTGGTGGAACGACCCCGAGGCCCTGTCGTACTACTTCATGGGCAAGGACAACATCACGTTCCACTCCCAGATCTGGCCGGCGGAGCTGCTCGGCTACGACGGCAAGGGGTCGCGCGGCGGGGCGCCCGGCGCGTACGGGGCCCTCAACCTGCCCACCGAGGTCGTGTCCAGCGAGTTCCTCAACGTCGAGGGCAAGCAGTTCTCGACGTCGCGGGGCCGCGTGATCCTGGTGCGGGACATGCTCGCGCGCTACCAGCCTGACGCGTTGCGCTACTACATCTCGGTGGCCGGCCCCGAGATGCAGGACGTCGACTTCACGTGGGCGGAGTTCAAGCGCCGCACGAACGACGAGCTCGTCGCGGGCTGGGGCAACCTGGTCAACCGGACGGCCAGCATGGTGCACAAGAACTTCGGTGAGATCCCGGCGCCGGGCCGTCGGGAGCCCGTGGACGAGGCGCTGGTCGCCGAGGTCACGACCGCCTTCGGGCGCGTCGGGGAGCTCGTCGGTGCGCACCGCCAGCGCCAGGCGCTGCAGGAGGCCATGCGCGTGGTGACCGAGGCCAACCGGTACGTCTCGGAGACCGAGCCGTGGAAGCTCAAGACGGACCCGGACCGCCTCGCCACCGTGCTGCACACCACCACCCAGGCGGTCAGCGACCTCAACACGCTGCTCGCGCCCTTCCTGCCGCACAGTGCGCAGGCGGTGCACGAGGCGCTGGGCGGCACCGGCACGTTCTCGCCGCAGCCGCGCATCGACGAGGTCACGGACCTCGACGACGACTCCCGTCACTACCCCGTCATCACGGGCGACTACACGTCGGTCCGCGGGACGTGGCAGCCGAAGGCGGTCGTGCCGGGCACGAAGGTCGGCAAGCCGACGCCCGTCTTCACCAAGCTCGACGACGCGATCGTCGAGGAGGAGCTCGAGCGGCTCCGGCAGTCCTGA
- the rsmI gene encoding 16S rRNA (cytidine(1402)-2'-O)-methyltransferase codes for MTPPPPVEPAPDPLPDDVPGLLPDPAGTAASSDATEPVPPARVPAGRSLRPGEGALVLAATPIGDAEDASGRLRRLLAEADVVAAEDTRRTRALAARLGVTVTGRVVSHHEHNESGRSDELLGVVAQGGTVLVVTDAGMPTVSDPGFRVVQAAVAAGLPVTVAPGPSAVLAALALSGLPTDRFCFEGFLPRRAGDRARALAALASERRTMVLFEAPHRVAEALDALVAAFGADRPAAVARELTKTYEEVRRGPLEELAAWAHAGEVRGEVVIVVGGAPADGPRDVADLVPEVLARVDGGERLKTVVAEVAEATGVPKRDLYAAALASRTP; via the coding sequence GTGACCCCGCCGCCCCCCGTCGAGCCCGCCCCCGACCCCCTGCCGGACGACGTCCCCGGCCTGCTGCCCGACCCTGCCGGCACGGCGGCGTCGTCCGACGCGACCGAGCCGGTGCCGCCCGCGCGGGTACCGGCGGGGCGCTCGCTGCGCCCCGGCGAGGGTGCGCTGGTGCTGGCCGCCACGCCGATCGGGGACGCCGAGGACGCGTCGGGCCGGCTGCGCCGGCTGCTGGCCGAGGCGGACGTCGTGGCCGCGGAGGACACGCGACGCACGCGCGCGCTGGCCGCGCGGCTGGGTGTGACCGTCACGGGGCGCGTCGTCAGCCACCACGAGCACAACGAGTCCGGGCGCTCCGACGAGCTGCTCGGCGTCGTGGCGCAGGGTGGCACGGTCCTCGTCGTCACGGACGCCGGCATGCCGACGGTGTCGGACCCCGGGTTCCGGGTCGTGCAGGCGGCCGTCGCCGCGGGGCTGCCGGTGACGGTGGCGCCGGGGCCGAGCGCGGTCCTGGCGGCGCTGGCGCTGTCGGGCCTGCCGACCGACCGGTTCTGCTTCGAGGGCTTCCTGCCGCGGCGGGCCGGGGACCGGGCGCGCGCGCTGGCCGCGCTGGCGTCCGAGCGCCGCACGATGGTGCTGTTCGAGGCGCCGCACCGCGTGGCCGAGGCCCTCGACGCGCTGGTCGCGGCGTTCGGGGCGGACCGCCCGGCCGCGGTGGCCCGTGAGCTGACCAAGACGTACGAGGAGGTGCGCCGCGGACCGCTGGAGGAGCTGGCCGCGTGGGCGCACGCGGGGGAGGTGCGCGGCGAGGTCGTGATCGTCGTCGGCGGCGCGCCCGCCGACGGCCCGCGGGACGTCGCCGACCTGGTGCCCGAGGTGCTGGCGCGCGTCGACGGCGGTGAACGGCTCAAGACGGTGGTCGCGGAGGTGGCGGAGGCGACGGGTGTCCCCAAGCGCGACCTGTACGCGGCGGCCCTGGCGTCGCGCACCCCCTGA
- a CDS encoding resuscitation-promoting factor — MAGVPGAGRRAAPPLPVPGLDDGWSLVQFSTPLNGPTPSTAPAATTPDTDAGPETGRTSRRRWPLIAAGATALVVAAGGTAFAQAHKTVALDVDGEISTVSTFAGSVDGLLSDHGVEVGDRDTVSHSGVLKDGAEIVVRHATALVVMIDGNRQVVWTTALSADEALDTLADRAGNVALVASRSAERVELPLELALNGRAEVLVDGTVLDVPEVDATVGEALEDLAVTLQPLDRVHVQHGPAGVVQVVVQRVVVQDVATTSEVPFTSRTEDDPSRYVGQKVVAQAGVPGVRTIVETVTTVDGVEESRALVSDAVTQAPVEEVVKVGTKARPVASAAPRAASSGAAAAGPIAAGGSADSLNWAALAQCESGGRVNAVSSTGKYHGLYQFSVATWQAVGGAGLPSQASADEQTARAKMLYNRSGAGQWPHCGKNLFR, encoded by the coding sequence GTGGCGGGCGTGCCTGGTGCTGGTCGCCGGGCAGCCCCGCCGCTCCCCGTGCCCGGGCTCGACGACGGCTGGAGCCTCGTGCAGTTCTCGACCCCCCTCAACGGTCCGACCCCGTCGACGGCACCTGCCGCCACGACCCCTGACACCGACGCCGGACCCGAGACGGGTCGCACGTCGCGTCGCCGCTGGCCGCTGATCGCGGCGGGCGCCACCGCGCTCGTCGTCGCCGCCGGCGGGACTGCCTTCGCCCAGGCCCACAAGACCGTCGCGCTCGACGTCGACGGCGAGATCAGCACGGTGTCGACGTTCGCCGGATCCGTGGACGGCCTCCTGTCCGACCACGGCGTCGAGGTCGGGGACCGCGACACCGTGTCCCACAGCGGCGTGCTGAAGGACGGTGCAGAGATCGTCGTGCGCCACGCGACCGCGCTCGTCGTGATGATCGACGGCAACCGCCAGGTCGTCTGGACCACCGCGCTCAGCGCCGACGAGGCGCTCGACACGCTCGCCGACCGCGCCGGGAACGTCGCGCTGGTCGCCTCCCGCTCCGCCGAGCGCGTCGAGCTGCCGCTCGAGCTCGCCCTGAACGGGCGCGCCGAGGTGCTGGTCGACGGGACCGTCCTCGACGTCCCGGAGGTCGACGCCACGGTCGGCGAGGCGCTCGAGGACCTGGCCGTCACGCTGCAGCCGCTGGACCGCGTCCACGTGCAGCATGGCCCCGCCGGCGTCGTGCAGGTCGTGGTGCAGCGCGTGGTGGTGCAGGACGTCGCGACGACGTCCGAGGTGCCGTTCACGTCCCGCACCGAGGACGACCCGAGCCGCTACGTCGGCCAGAAGGTCGTCGCGCAGGCCGGGGTCCCGGGCGTGCGCACGATCGTCGAGACCGTCACCACGGTCGACGGCGTCGAGGAGTCGCGCGCGCTCGTCAGCGACGCGGTCACGCAGGCCCCCGTCGAGGAGGTCGTGAAGGTCGGCACGAAGGCCCGCCCCGTCGCGTCCGCTGCACCCCGTGCGGCGTCGTCCGGTGCGGCCGCGGCCGGCCCCATCGCGGCGGGCGGCAGCGCCGACTCGCTCAACTGGGCCGCCCTGGCGCAGTGCGAGTCCGGTGGTCGCGTGAACGCCGTGTCCTCGACCGGCAAGTACCACGGGCTCTACCAGTTCTCGGTCGCCACGTGGCAGGCGGTCGGCGGTGCCGGCCTGCCGTCGCAGGCGTCGGCCGACGAGCAGACGGCCCGCGCGAAGATGCTCTACAACCGCTCGGGCGCCGGGCAGTGGCCGCACTGCGGCAAGAACCTCTTCCGCTGA
- the rsmA gene encoding 16S rRNA (adenine(1518)-N(6)/adenine(1519)-N(6))-dimethyltransferase RsmA → MSAITLLGPAEIRALAQRAGIRPTKTLGQNFVLDGGTVRKIVRQAGVEAGERVVEVGPGLGSLTLGLLEADADVVAVEIDPVLARLLPGTVQAHVPGLTLDASAATAEVPTVVLRDDAGRARLTIVTQDALTVTALPGPAPTALVANLPYNVSVPVLLTFLERFDSLERGLVMVQAEVADRLAAPPGSRTYGVPSAKVAWYAAARRTATVGRAVFWPAPHVDSALVRLDRREPPAATVSRQEVFAVVDAAFAQRRKMLRSALAGVAGSSAAAETAVRAAGLDPQVRGEQVDVVGFARIAEALHAARPATPGPGTVAP, encoded by the coding sequence ATGTCGGCGATCACCCTGCTCGGGCCGGCGGAGATCCGTGCGCTCGCGCAGCGCGCCGGGATCCGGCCCACCAAGACCCTCGGTCAGAACTTCGTCCTCGACGGCGGCACGGTCCGCAAGATCGTGCGCCAGGCCGGCGTCGAGGCGGGGGAGCGGGTCGTCGAGGTCGGTCCCGGGCTCGGTTCGCTGACGCTGGGGCTGCTCGAGGCCGATGCCGACGTCGTCGCGGTCGAGATCGACCCGGTGCTGGCGCGCCTCCTGCCGGGCACCGTCCAGGCCCACGTGCCCGGCCTCACGCTCGACGCGTCGGCCGCCACCGCCGAGGTCCCGACCGTGGTGCTGCGCGACGACGCGGGCCGTGCCCGCCTGACCATCGTGACGCAGGACGCGCTGACGGTGACGGCGCTGCCGGGGCCGGCGCCCACGGCCCTCGTCGCGAACCTTCCGTACAACGTGTCGGTCCCCGTCCTGCTGACGTTCCTCGAGCGCTTCGACTCGCTCGAGCGCGGGCTGGTGATGGTGCAGGCCGAGGTCGCCGACCGGCTCGCGGCGCCGCCCGGCAGCCGCACGTACGGCGTGCCGTCGGCCAAGGTCGCCTGGTACGCGGCCGCCCGGCGCACGGCGACCGTCGGCCGTGCGGTGTTCTGGCCCGCCCCGCACGTCGACTCCGCGCTCGTACGTCTCGACCGTCGCGAGCCACCTGCCGCCACGGTCTCGCGGCAGGAGGTGTTCGCGGTCGTCGACGCCGCGTTCGCGCAGCGCCGCAAGATGTTGCGCTCCGCCCTCGCCGGGGTCGCCGGGTCGTCCGCGGCGGCCGAGACCGCAGTGCGGGCCGCGGGGCTCGACCCCCAGGTGCGGGGCGAGCAGGTCGACGTCGTGGGGTTCGCGCGGATCGCCGAGGCGCTGCACGCCGCACGGCCCGCGACGCCCGGACCTGGCACAGTGGCACCGTGA
- a CDS encoding PQQ-dependent sugar dehydrogenase: protein MPAGRPRDGARRSAGRRPSAVARRLVAHRLVAHGLVAHGVVALALVAGCSPDAPAPTAPTASPTPSAPGPTSTAAAPAAQPDASPVRDVPTVTVASVQDVATGLDAPWGLAFLPDGRALVTLRDAAGLVLVGGDGSLTDVTGPGADEIADATVARGEGGLLGVAVVPGAAPSGPVDVVVYLTSRQDNRVLRATLDGATLGPTRVLLEGVPKGSNHNGGRLAFGPDGYLYVTTGDTYTTSLAPDPGSLGGKVLRVTADGAPAPGNPDPASPVWTRGHRNVQGIGWAPDGRAFAAEFGQDTWDELNVLHAGADHGWPEVEGQGGAGQGFVDPVAVWATSDASPSGLAVTDEGVYLAGLRGRTLWRVPLRPVDPATLDDPAADASGVGTPQALLAGEHGRLRAVEVAPDGSLWVLTNNTDGRGDPVPGDDRVLRVTVRDD from the coding sequence ATGCCAGCCGGACGTCCACGTGACGGTGCACGACGCAGCGCCGGGCGGCGCCCGTCCGCGGTCGCGCGCCGCCTGGTCGCGCACCGCCTGGTCGCGCACGGCCTGGTCGCACACGGCGTCGTGGCGCTCGCCCTGGTCGCCGGGTGCTCGCCGGACGCCCCGGCCCCCACTGCCCCCACTGCGTCGCCGACGCCGTCGGCCCCCGGCCCCACGTCCACGGCGGCGGCGCCCGCAGCCCAGCCCGACGCCTCGCCGGTGCGGGACGTCCCGACCGTGACGGTGGCGTCCGTGCAGGACGTCGCCACGGGGCTGGACGCACCGTGGGGCCTGGCGTTCCTCCCCGATGGCCGCGCGCTGGTGACCCTGCGGGACGCGGCCGGCCTCGTCCTCGTCGGGGGCGACGGGTCGCTGACCGACGTGACGGGACCCGGCGCCGACGAGATCGCGGACGCGACCGTCGCGCGCGGCGAGGGCGGGCTGCTGGGCGTGGCCGTCGTCCCGGGCGCCGCACCGTCCGGGCCGGTGGACGTCGTCGTGTACCTGACCTCCCGCCAGGACAACCGCGTCCTGCGCGCGACGCTCGACGGCGCGACGCTCGGCCCGACGCGCGTCCTGCTCGAGGGCGTCCCGAAGGGCTCGAACCACAACGGCGGGCGCCTGGCCTTCGGGCCGGACGGGTACCTGTACGTCACGACGGGGGACACGTACACGACGAGTCTGGCGCCGGACCCGGGCAGTCTGGGTGGCAAGGTGCTGCGCGTCACGGCCGACGGCGCGCCCGCGCCCGGCAACCCGGACCCGGCGTCGCCGGTGTGGACGCGGGGCCACCGCAACGTGCAGGGCATCGGCTGGGCGCCGGACGGGCGCGCGTTCGCTGCGGAGTTCGGGCAGGACACGTGGGACGAGCTCAACGTGCTGCACGCGGGCGCCGACCACGGCTGGCCCGAGGTCGAGGGGCAGGGCGGGGCGGGGCAGGGGTTCGTCGACCCCGTCGCCGTGTGGGCCACGTCCGACGCGTCGCCGTCCGGCCTCGCCGTGACCGACGAGGGCGTCTACCTCGCGGGCCTGCGGGGCCGCACGCTGTGGCGCGTGCCCCTGCGGCCCGTCGACCCCGCGACGCTCGACGACCCGGCCGCCGACGCCTCCGGGGTCGGCACGCCGCAGGCCCTGCTGGCCGGCGAGCACGGCCGGCTGCGGGCCGTCGAGGTCGCACCGGACGGGTCGCTGTGGGTGCTGACGAACAACACCGACGGCCGCGGCGACCCGGTCCCCGGTGACGACCGCGTCCTGCGCGTCACCGTGAGAGACGACTGA
- a CDS encoding TatD family hydrolase, producing the protein MARKRRETGWPPSPEPLPSPVVDNHTHLDSVVGWRADGWDPAEPAASSAAAPDLAAHLTRAAAVGVTRMVQVGCDLDALTWTDAAVRAHPALLGAVAIHPNEAVLHAGVREVAPDGLEPDPQPRHDVPLDEALAAVAAAARANPRVRAIGETGLDHFRAGERGRQVQREAFRAHVALAKELGLALQIHDRDAHDEVVDVLRRDGAPERTVFHCFSGGADLARVCADEGWYCSFAGPVSFPANEELRAALRVLPASLVLVETDAPYLTVHPHRGRPNAPYLLPGTLRTVSEATGRALEDVCAQVSAVSEAVYGPW; encoded by the coding sequence GTGGCCCGCAAGCGTCGTGAGACGGGGTGGCCCCCGTCGCCAGAGCCCCTGCCGTCGCCCGTCGTCGACAACCACACGCACCTCGACTCGGTCGTGGGGTGGCGGGCGGACGGCTGGGACCCGGCGGAGCCCGCGGCGTCGTCGGCCGCCGCCCCGGATCTCGCCGCGCACCTGACCCGTGCGGCAGCCGTCGGGGTGACCCGCATGGTGCAGGTGGGCTGCGACCTCGACGCCCTCACGTGGACGGACGCGGCGGTGCGTGCTCACCCGGCCCTGCTGGGCGCCGTCGCGATCCACCCGAACGAGGCCGTCCTGCACGCGGGTGTCCGCGAGGTCGCCCCCGACGGGCTGGAGCCGGACCCGCAGCCGCGCCACGACGTGCCGCTCGACGAGGCGCTCGCCGCCGTCGCGGCGGCCGCGCGCGCCAACCCGCGCGTGCGGGCGATCGGGGAGACCGGGCTGGACCACTTCCGCGCCGGCGAGCGCGGCCGCCAGGTGCAGCGGGAGGCGTTCCGGGCGCACGTCGCGCTCGCCAAGGAGCTCGGTCTGGCGCTGCAGATCCACGACCGGGACGCGCACGACGAGGTCGTCGACGTGCTGCGCCGCGACGGCGCCCCCGAGCGCACGGTGTTCCACTGCTTCTCGGGCGGGGCCGACCTGGCACGCGTGTGCGCCGACGAGGGCTGGTACTGCTCCTTCGCCGGGCCCGTGTCGTTCCCGGCCAACGAGGAGCTGCGGGCGGCGCTGCGCGTGCTGCCGGCGTCGCTGGTGCTGGTCGAGACCGACGCGCCGTACCTCACGGTCCACCCGCATCGCGGACGGCCCAACGCGCCGTACCTCCTGCCGGGGACTTTGCGCACCGTCTCCGAGGCCACCGGCAGGGCGCTCGAGGACGTGTGCGCGCAGGTCAGTGCGGTGTCCGAGGCCGTGTACGGCCCGTGGTGA
- a CDS encoding PH domain-containing protein, whose amino-acid sequence MTTDHATRIVMSHRLLRRYVLPGERVVLATRRHWAKLLEPALVAAGVFAVCGWLTYLLQPAVGDGALVVWWLWLAALARFGWYLLLWRVEWFVATDKRMLLLTGLVTHQVGMMPLMKVTDMRYSRSVLGQMLGYGQFLLESAGQDQALRQIGWVARPDATYRDLCALIFTPATQPPSDGEDDGGPSREPRRGRTRSPAAPPPSVPPSRAPSRAGGAVALADAPEAQAGTVDPPADEPQVVAGSAGVLPERWAEPVVVWPTRERPYEPDDTQPLRIRTPDETDDPDAAPDEDVRAERRLPPTLAEAAEDGTSVEAEAIAGEEALRLDEEEAHERSWDVSEGTARFVDLGRRRWREDADEPEPPAEQGLQRGIEDEDEGRPT is encoded by the coding sequence GTGACGACGGACCACGCGACGCGCATCGTCATGTCCCACCGGCTGCTGCGGCGGTACGTGCTGCCGGGGGAGCGCGTCGTCCTGGCGACCCGCCGGCACTGGGCCAAGCTGCTCGAGCCGGCCCTCGTGGCTGCGGGCGTGTTCGCGGTGTGCGGTTGGCTGACGTACCTGCTGCAGCCGGCCGTCGGTGACGGTGCGCTCGTGGTGTGGTGGCTGTGGCTCGCCGCGCTGGCGAGGTTCGGGTGGTACCTGCTGCTGTGGCGCGTCGAGTGGTTCGTCGCGACCGACAAGCGGATGCTCCTGCTCACCGGCCTCGTCACCCACCAGGTCGGCATGATGCCGCTGATGAAGGTCACGGACATGCGCTACTCGCGGTCCGTCCTGGGGCAGATGCTCGGCTACGGGCAGTTCCTCCTGGAGTCCGCGGGCCAGGACCAGGCGCTGCGGCAGATCGGCTGGGTGGCGCGGCCCGACGCGACGTACCGGGATCTGTGCGCGCTGATCTTCACGCCCGCGACGCAGCCGCCGTCCGACGGCGAGGACGACGGCGGTCCTTCCCGCGAGCCGCGCCGCGGCCGCACGCGCAGCCCCGCCGCCCCGCCTCCGTCGGTGCCGCCGTCGCGCGCGCCCTCGCGTGCCGGTGGCGCCGTCGCGCTCGCCGACGCCCCCGAGGCGCAGGCCGGCACGGTGGACCCGCCCGCGGACGAGCCGCAGGTCGTCGCGGGGTCCGCCGGGGTGCTGCCCGAGCGGTGGGCGGAGCCGGTGGTGGTGTGGCCGACGCGGGAGCGCCCTTACGAGCCGGACGACACCCAGCCGTTGCGCATCCGCACGCCCGACGAGACGGACGACCCCGACGCCGCACCCGACGAGGACGTGCGCGCCGAGCGGCGCCTGCCCCCCACGCTGGCCGAGGCGGCCGAGGACGGCACGTCGGTCGAGGCCGAGGCGATCGCGGGCGAGGAGGCGCTGCGGCTCGACGAGGAGGAGGCGCACGAGCGCTCCTGGGACGTCTCCGAGGGGACCGCGCGCTTCGTCGACCTGGGCCGCCGGCGGTGGCGCGAGGACGCCGACGAGCCCGAGCCCCCGGCCGAGCAGGGCCTGCAACGCGGAATCGAGGACGAGGACGAGGGGCGTCCCACCTAG
- a CDS encoding ubiquitin-like domain-containing protein codes for MTVSEQEPGRRAARARDRAARTAAQAVVLALVVGGTSAFAAMHKDVTVDVDGTEVQVQTFGRTVADVLAAGGIDVADGDLVAPGLDQAVARTGQVVVRHGREIALEVDGQERTVWTTALTVGEAVEELGLRDGVRLSASRSATVGRDVLRVSTQKTVHLVVDGQVIDGVTSGSTVRDALREIGLVLEEADQVSVPLDAAAVDGLVVLVTRAATSGETVTEAVPFAVQEIEDPTLVKGNRVVKSTGRAGQRTTTYSLDVVGGVVVGRTVLASVVTVPPVDQVTRVGTAELPDPASVAVEPGTAQAMGKEMAAARGWGDDQFACLLSLWNKESGWRWNAENRSSGAYGIPQSLPGSKMASVADDWRTNPATQITWGLNYIAGRYGDPCGAWAHSQAKNWY; via the coding sequence GTGACCGTCTCCGAGCAGGAGCCGGGTCGCCGCGCAGCACGTGCGCGCGACCGGGCCGCACGCACCGCCGCGCAAGCGGTCGTGCTCGCGCTCGTGGTGGGCGGAACCAGTGCCTTCGCGGCCATGCACAAGGACGTGACCGTCGACGTCGACGGCACCGAGGTGCAGGTCCAGACGTTCGGCCGCACGGTCGCCGACGTCCTGGCGGCCGGGGGCATCGACGTCGCCGACGGTGACCTGGTCGCGCCCGGGCTGGACCAGGCGGTGGCGCGCACGGGCCAGGTGGTCGTGCGGCACGGCCGCGAGATCGCCCTCGAGGTCGACGGGCAGGAGCGCACGGTCTGGACGACGGCGCTGACAGTCGGCGAGGCCGTCGAGGAGCTCGGGCTGCGGGACGGCGTGCGGCTGTCCGCGTCACGCTCGGCGACCGTCGGTCGTGACGTGCTGCGGGTCTCGACGCAGAAGACCGTGCACCTGGTCGTCGACGGGCAGGTCATCGACGGCGTGACGAGCGGCTCGACCGTGCGGGACGCGCTGCGCGAGATCGGTCTGGTGCTCGAGGAGGCCGACCAGGTCTCCGTGCCTCTGGACGCGGCGGCCGTGGACGGCCTGGTCGTGCTGGTCACACGCGCCGCGACGTCGGGCGAGACCGTCACCGAGGCCGTGCCGTTCGCCGTGCAGGAGATCGAGGACCCGACCCTGGTCAAGGGCAACCGGGTCGTGAAGTCGACCGGCCGGGCGGGTCAGCGGACGACGACGTACTCGCTCGACGTGGTGGGTGGCGTCGTCGTCGGCCGCACGGTGCTGGCGTCGGTCGTGACGGTCCCGCCGGTGGACCAGGTGACGCGCGTCGGAACGGCGGAGCTCCCCGACCCCGCGTCGGTCGCGGTCGAGCCGGGCACGGCGCAGGCGATGGGCAAGGAGATGGCCGCGGCACGCGGCTGGGGCGACGACCAGTTCGCCTGCCTGCTGTCGCTGTGGAACAAGGAGAGCGGCTGGCGCTGGAACGCCGAGAACCGCTCCTCGGGTGCCTACGGCATCCCCCAGTCGCTGCCGGGCTCCAAGATGGCCTCGGTCGCGGACGACTGGCGAACGAATCCCGCGACGCAGATCACGTGGGGGCTGAACTACATCGCCGGTCGTTACGGCGACCCCTGCGGCGCGTGGGCGCACTCGCAGGCCAAGAACTGGTACTGA
- a CDS encoding 4-(cytidine 5'-diphospho)-2-C-methyl-D-erythritol kinase, with protein sequence MTLTPLEDLPERAVRVRAPGKVNLSLRVGRRAADGYHPVSTVFQAVSVYEEVVATPADVFAVSASGPQSEAVPTDETNLALRAARAVAERAGVDDGVHLHLVKGVPVAGGMAGGSADAAAALVACDALWGAGLSRDELLELAAELGSDVPFSLVGHTAVGQGRGHLLTPALSRGEFHWAFAVQERGLSTAAVYGAYDELCHPDVAPLDDEHDVPLMQALLAGDPAALGGALHNDLETAALELDPGLAEPLAVATDAGALGVVVSGSGPTVAALARSRKHAVAIAAAFTASGVADRVLTATGPVAGARVVAGE encoded by the coding sequence GTGACGCTGACCCCCCTGGAGGACCTGCCCGAGCGTGCCGTGCGCGTGCGGGCGCCCGGCAAGGTCAACCTGTCGTTGCGCGTCGGCCGCAGGGCGGCAGACGGCTACCACCCCGTGTCGACCGTGTTCCAGGCGGTCTCGGTCTACGAGGAGGTCGTCGCGACGCCCGCGGACGTCTTCGCCGTGAGCGCGAGCGGCCCGCAGTCCGAGGCGGTGCCCACGGACGAGACCAACCTCGCGCTGCGTGCCGCGCGGGCGGTCGCGGAGCGCGCCGGGGTCGACGACGGCGTGCACCTGCACCTCGTCAAGGGGGTGCCCGTCGCCGGAGGCATGGCCGGGGGGTCCGCCGATGCCGCGGCCGCGCTCGTCGCGTGCGACGCGCTGTGGGGCGCCGGCCTGTCGCGGGACGAGCTGCTGGAGCTCGCGGCCGAGCTCGGGTCCGACGTGCCGTTCTCGCTGGTCGGGCACACCGCGGTCGGTCAGGGACGCGGGCACCTGCTCACGCCGGCGTTGAGCCGGGGCGAGTTCCACTGGGCGTTCGCCGTGCAGGAGCGCGGCCTGTCGACCGCTGCCGTCTACGGCGCGTACGACGAGCTGTGCCACCCCGACGTCGCGCCGCTCGACGACGAGCATGACGTGCCGCTCATGCAGGCGCTGCTCGCGGGGGACCCTGCCGCGCTGGGTGGTGCCCTGCACAACGACCTCGAGACGGCCGCCCTCGAGCTCGACCCCGGGCTGGCGGAACCGCTCGCGGTCGCGACGGACGCCGGCGCGCTCGGCGTCGTCGTCTCCGGTTCCGGTCCGACGGTCGCGGCGCTGGCGCGCAGCAGGAAGCACGCGGTCGCGATCGCGGCCGCGTTCACGGCCTCGGGGGTCGCCGACCGCGTGCTGACCGCGACCGGCCCCGTCGCCGGCGCACGGGTCGTCGCGGGGGAGTGA